From one Candidatus Micrarchaeota archaeon genomic stretch:
- a CDS encoding histidine phosphatase family protein encodes MKANSGNEGSAAKNGKLPNAQLRRGRTDGVTVLYITRHAVTAPNQEDLVQGRRYDSEISDAGKLQSEELAVELLRHKIDVAYCSSMRRCRQSIMPYKNSAGIKVNYVKDLEERDYGVFDGRPGSEYREWIRRNGFEGNYSFRPPGGETFQDLRARARAVMREILARHGGEAILIMAHCATGVAIMLNLFNEREEGNYVKYMLKNCALSVVEIRYGRPHLELLNSTAHLKNTESTGKARSPTP; translated from the coding sequence ATGAAGGCCAATTCTGGAAACGAAGGCAGCGCCGCAAAAAACGGCAAGCTGCCAAATGCGCAATTGAGGCGCGGCAGAACGGATGGCGTTACCGTGCTCTACATAACGAGGCACGCAGTCACTGCGCCGAACCAGGAAGACCTTGTGCAGGGCAGGAGATACGATTCGGAAATATCCGACGCGGGGAAGCTGCAGAGCGAGGAGCTCGCAGTGGAGCTGCTGCGGCACAAGATAGACGTAGCATACTGCTCGAGCATGAGGAGGTGCAGGCAGAGCATAATGCCGTACAAGAACAGCGCCGGCATAAAAGTAAATTACGTGAAGGATCTGGAGGAAAGGGACTACGGCGTTTTTGACGGCAGGCCAGGGAGCGAGTACAGGGAATGGATAAGGAGGAACGGCTTCGAAGGGAACTACAGCTTCAGGCCGCCCGGTGGCGAGACGTTCCAGGACCTGAGGGCACGCGCACGTGCAGTTATGCGGGAAATACTTGCCAGGCACGGCGGCGAGGCGATACTGATCATGGCGCACTGCGCCACGGGCGTGGCTATAATGCTGAACCTGTTCAACGAGAGGGAAGAGGGCAACTACGTCAAGTACATGCTGAAGAACTGCGCGCTCTCGGTAGTTGAGATAAGATACGGCAGGCCGCACCTTGAGCTGCTGAATTCCACGGCCCACCTCAAGAATACGGAAAGCACTGGAAAGGCAAGAAGCCCGACGCCATAG
- a CDS encoding CBS domain-containing protein, with protein MERLQNIPKELISRTINLDYRTPMSKAGHYLNKYSAIVITKNKEYYGIVDTRTRYRALQGLKLPANEKVEKFSIKTPKITNSTSIYDLVNYFYKLGVKALPFSAGSRIIGIFERSTLLKVLLSLNILENMKVGEAMTTPVLAIDANASVAQAKSTMRERKVNRLVVLRNDKFVGLITNYDMANEIAKGSERLPQLKTDVYKPSNISISSVMEPNVRSIEYNRPLSDAVRDMIENSISSLVVVKNSNPIGILTVTDVMENILVKQRVAPSKVFMSGFDANTYQYEDDAREELRSFVDSIERLSGIDVDYITFKVKRSKSKLYELQVRLSLGRHGIISMHVTKYLFDDALSDLIKKLKHRIIKEKESIITHKKVNTLKDTME; from the coding sequence ATGGAGAGGCTGCAAAATATACCAAAGGAGCTTATATCACGCACGATAAACCTTGATTACAGGACGCCGATGTCCAAGGCGGGCCATTACCTGAACAAATATTCCGCCATAGTGATAACAAAGAACAAGGAGTACTACGGGATTGTCGATACGAGGACGAGATACAGGGCTTTGCAGGGGCTCAAGCTGCCAGCGAACGAGAAGGTGGAAAAGTTCAGCATAAAGACTCCGAAGATAACGAACAGCACCTCCATATACGACCTCGTGAACTACTTCTACAAGCTCGGGGTAAAGGCACTGCCTTTCTCGGCAGGGAGCAGGATAATAGGCATATTCGAAAGAAGCACGCTCCTGAAGGTACTCCTTTCGCTCAACATACTCGAAAACATGAAGGTGGGCGAGGCTATGACCACGCCGGTACTTGCGATAGACGCCAATGCAAGCGTGGCCCAGGCCAAGAGCACCATGCGCGAAAGGAAGGTGAACAGGCTGGTTGTCCTGCGCAACGACAAGTTCGTGGGGCTCATAACTAACTACGACATGGCAAACGAGATAGCGAAGGGCTCGGAGCGGCTTCCCCAGTTGAAGACAGATGTTTACAAGCCCTCAAACATATCCATAAGCAGCGTGATGGAGCCTAATGTCAGGTCAATAGAGTACAACAGGCCGCTGTCCGATGCGGTAAGAGACATGATAGAGAACAGCATATCATCGCTGGTCGTTGTGAAGAACAGCAACCCCATAGGCATCCTCACAGTAACGGACGTGATGGAAAACATACTGGTGAAGCAGCGTGTTGCACCCAGCAAGGTCTTCATGTCCGGCTTCGACGCGAACACCTACCAGTACGAGGACGATGCGAGGGAGGAGCTCAGGTCCTTTGTCGACAGCATCGAGAGGCTGAGCGGCATAGACGTGGATTACATAACCTTCAAGGTCAAGAGGAGCAAGAGCAAGCTCTACGAGCTGCAGGTCAGGCTCTCCCTGGGCAGGCACGGGATAATATCAATGCATGTCACGAAATACCTGTTCGATGACGCGCTGAGCGACCTGATCAAGAAGCTTAAGCACAGGATAATAAAGGAAAAGGAGAGCATAATAACCCACAAGAAGGTAAATACGCTAAAGGACACGATGGAATGA
- a CDS encoding DUF4870 domain-containing protein: MATRSTTKKSSTSAPDNRSWFIIAYFLSLVTGIVVLFLKGEEDQRLKLHSMQAIFLGILMIIVSIVFTVISFGLFFIGTLGTLLNLFIWLYGLYVGFEAYNGNDITIPVITDYAKRYSGKSQAKT; encoded by the coding sequence ATGGCAACAAGATCCACAACAAAGAAATCCAGCACAAGTGCGCCTGACAACAGGAGTTGGTTTATAATTGCTTATTTCCTCTCCTTGGTCACAGGTATAGTCGTCCTCTTCTTGAAAGGAGAAGAAGATCAAAGGCTGAAATTACATTCAATGCAGGCAATATTCCTCGGCATACTCATGATAATCGTATCCATAGTCTTCACCGTGATCTCCTTCGGCCTTTTCTTCATAGGCACGCTCGGGACGCTGCTGAACCTGTTCATATGGCTGTACGGGCTTTACGTGGGCTTTGAGGCTTACAACGGCAACGACATTACGATACCGGTCATAACGGACTATGCAAAGCGCTACTCAGGCAAGTCGCAGGCGAAGACGTAG
- a CDS encoding archease, with the protein MATIRNSKKYRFVEHTADVEYIAYGVSVESCFRNALLGMFDTISYTDKASASRSKEESFVVKDSASSIEDLLWYSLQDALSVADSSGIFAYRVSKLRIGRDGGSFSISMTIHGKRKSSAASKLDVKGVSRYNLGIKRAKGGISATVVLDV; encoded by the coding sequence ATGGCAACAATCCGAAACAGCAAAAAATACAGGTTCGTGGAGCATACAGCGGACGTCGAGTACATAGCCTACGGCGTTTCTGTGGAATCATGCTTCAGGAACGCGCTCCTCGGCATGTTTGACACGATATCGTATACGGATAAGGCTTCGGCCTCAAGGTCAAAGGAGGAGTCCTTCGTGGTGAAGGACAGCGCCAGCAGCATCGAGGACCTGCTCTGGTATTCATTGCAGGACGCGTTGTCCGTAGCTGATTCGAGCGGTATTTTCGCATACAGGGTTTCGAAACTCCGGATAGGCAGGGATGGCGGCTCTTTCTCGATAAGCATGACGATACACGGCAAGAGGAAGAGCAGCGCCGCATCCAAGCTTGACGTCAAGGGGGTATCGCGATACAATCTTGGCATAAAAAGGGCAAAGGGCGGCATAAGCGCCACTGTCGTGCTTGACGTTTGA
- a CDS encoding exosortase/archaeosortase family protein, with translation MNGKKAKLFGIAIIFAAFLGVSINSILATNPSILDTDSSTYIIVVMLMLLLFIIFSSKAELDFSFGPKNAAYAAFIFVAYALLLSSMRVALSSAFLSYRIDALLFPLPMLALVVLVFGIKGARKLWPLIAYSVFASPLLLVPVINLSAAFANLNALLVYAIIKGIGVQVLRSGYVITSALGSSITISTACVPIGTFIAFVMFLIPVAYLYDGSLKHKLYWILSGSALMLFLNFARMLFIALIWVFYGLDNAVNTFHVFAGQLIFYAAIIIMMLVSGKYGLGLARRAKKSRRGVAAPGIAAGRLAAATVVAAAFAIAAFALNYGYYSDIHASYALFAGNAGVNAVALGNRIIGSVANSSGNVTVIGSTSIGEIFLIGHANDTDSTYIIANASYSAVPKYRIPGYTPTGPLHSYLLRNGITINAQDAYSGNSTFELNYFSIPYNISGEWVMVNYVAFRKTIPGSTPSCSAINYGSIGPVSYFESEIYNLVMMQRTSSEGFICEGYAIASG, from the coding sequence ATGAATGGAAAAAAAGCGAAGCTATTCGGAATCGCGATAATATTCGCGGCTTTCTTGGGGGTATCAATCAATTCCATACTTGCCACGAATCCGAGCATACTCGACACGGATTCCAGCACGTACATAATCGTAGTCATGCTGATGCTCCTGCTGTTCATAATATTCTCTTCAAAGGCTGAGCTTGATTTCTCCTTCGGCCCCAAGAACGCCGCATATGCAGCATTCATATTCGTCGCATATGCGCTCCTGCTATCTTCCATGCGGGTTGCGCTATCGTCCGCATTCCTGTCGTACAGAATTGACGCGCTGCTCTTCCCGCTGCCGATGCTAGCGCTCGTGGTGCTGGTATTCGGAATCAAAGGCGCAAGAAAGCTTTGGCCACTAATCGCATATTCGGTTTTCGCATCCCCGCTGCTGCTGGTTCCGGTCATAAACCTGAGCGCCGCGTTCGCGAACCTCAACGCCCTACTCGTATACGCGATAATCAAGGGCATCGGGGTCCAGGTGCTGCGCTCCGGGTACGTGATAACTTCGGCCCTTGGATCCAGCATAACCATCTCGACTGCATGCGTGCCCATAGGCACTTTCATAGCATTCGTGATGTTCCTGATCCCTGTCGCATATTTATACGACGGCTCCCTGAAGCACAAGCTCTACTGGATTTTGTCTGGATCCGCGCTGATGCTGTTCCTGAACTTTGCAAGGATGCTCTTTATAGCGTTGATCTGGGTGTTCTACGGCCTGGATAACGCGGTGAACACCTTCCATGTATTCGCCGGGCAGTTGATATTCTACGCGGCGATAATAATCATGATGCTTGTTTCCGGAAAGTACGGCCTCGGCCTTGCCAGGCGCGCGAAGAAATCTAGGCGCGGAGTCGCTGCTCCAGGAATAGCAGCCGGCAGGCTGGCTGCGGCAACGGTGGTAGCTGCTGCTTTTGCGATTGCCGCATTTGCCCTGAATTACGGGTATTACAGCGACATACACGCATCGTATGCACTGTTTGCAGGCAATGCAGGGGTCAATGCAGTGGCGCTTGGCAACAGGATAATAGGCAGCGTGGCGAATTCAAGCGGCAACGTTACTGTAATAGGATCCACGTCCATCGGCGAAATCTTCCTGATCGGACATGCGAACGATACGGACTCCACCTACATCATAGCTAACGCATCCTACTCTGCAGTGCCAAAATACAGGATTCCAGGATACACGCCTACGGGGCCGCTGCACTCATATCTGCTCAGGAACGGGATCACGATAAACGCGCAGGACGCATATTCGGGAAACAGCACGTTCGAGCTTAACTATTTCTCGATACCGTACAACATAAGCGGCGAATGGGTAATGGTGAACTACGTTGCATTCAGGAAGACGATTCCAGGGAGCACGCCAAGCTGCAGCGCGATAAACTACGGCTCCATCGGCCCGGTCAGCTATTTTGAATCGGAAATATACAATCTTGTAATGATGCAGCGTACATCCAGCGAAGGATTCATATGCGAGGGCTACGCCATAGCATCGGGATAG
- a CDS encoding uracil-DNA glycosylase encodes MDKAREITRLNAAYGKLPRTAGRWLLSRRFVPAEGPPDAEVMFIGQAPGRNEDMQLRPFIGTSGKFLDRLMGLAGIERKSAYIASVVQFFPPENRIPSDEEIQLCSRFLFRQIDIVNPRFVILLGSVACKTVLGMEKIGSIHGTVVKKGNRTYMLSMHPAAAVRIRSKMPEMERDFRRFRKIMSRK; translated from the coding sequence ATGGACAAGGCTAGGGAAATAACGAGGCTCAATGCTGCATACGGAAAGCTGCCGCGAACGGCAGGGCGCTGGCTGCTCAGCAGGAGATTCGTGCCGGCGGAGGGCCCGCCGGATGCTGAGGTAATGTTCATAGGCCAGGCCCCGGGGCGAAACGAGGACATGCAGCTCAGGCCTTTCATCGGCACGAGCGGAAAATTCCTTGACAGGCTGATGGGGCTTGCAGGCATTGAAAGGAAATCCGCCTACATTGCAAGCGTGGTGCAGTTCTTCCCGCCGGAAAACAGGATCCCGAGCGACGAGGAGATACAATTATGCAGCAGGTTCCTTTTCAGGCAGATAGATATCGTAAACCCGAGGTTCGTAATCCTGCTGGGATCTGTTGCGTGCAAAACCGTGCTAGGCATGGAAAAAATAGGCTCCATTCACGGCACTGTCGTAAAAAAGGGCAACAGGACATACATGCTGAGCATGCATCCCGCGGCCGCGGTAAGGATAAGGAGCAAGATGCCTGAGATGGAAAGGGATTTCAGGCGGTTCAGGAAGATAATGAGCAGGAAGTAG